The DNA sequence ATGTCAGACTTTAATTTGTAAGTAAAGCATTGTTCGATTAGTATTTTACAATTTAGTCCTGAATCAGGAAGTCAAAAtccactttcttttttaaaacaaatctaTTGAATTTTTCCTTGTACGATATTTTGGTGCTTCAATAAGTCCTAATCTCCGATACGTCCCTTTATAACGGCCGTCTAGGCATGAAAACTTGTTGAGCTCAAGAATCGCAAGCAAAGTTGCAGGAAATTAAAGCATGATATACTTATCAATATGTATACCAGTATAGGCTCTCAATTGTGAAGATGACAACTTTTTTAACtcatctgtattttttttttttttttccgcgagTTCAGCTCTGTAGgtaaattttggagtgaaaaaaattactcaatacAACTTTTTCTTGTCTAAAATTAGCTTTAGTCTAAACTTAGTTTATGTTTTTATCGTGGATCTTccacttttctctcttttttaagtCGAAATAGATTTACGCGTTTAGTGATgatttctcttttcttaatttttttatccactatttatttcatttttgatattTACTTTTGACATTTTGAATAGATTTTTGCTCTTCAAGGGCAAAATCatctcattttttacttttacattttaattattaatcGGACGAGTCTCGACTAGAGTTCGAATTTACTCAGCAGCCACAGGATGAGTTTTGTGAAGGAAACATTTGGTATTTCTAGATATTGCTGCGGAAATGCTTGAGtataaatttggattttttaaagCCAAAGTAAAACACCAAGTGCAATGTTTAAATCCTTAATCATGGCATCTTTTTTAATTAGTTCAAAACAAAGTTCTAAAATGGGGAGCTTAATAAATCCGATTTGTTGTGTGtgaattgatcaaaattttgggagaaaataagTGCATCGCCGTTCAATTCGGTATGTCGAATGTTATGAATAGGTGTGGCATTTTGCCCCGATGAGTTCGTCCTTCTTTATCTGTCATTTATAATCGTTTTTATGTCTCTTTCTATTTGTGTGTTCTTccagattttatttcaataaagtTATATTCCATAATGAATTCGCTTCAGgtttgttcaattcatgaatcaagtttcAAATGTTTGTGTATCTAAAATACTGGgaattaaatttaatatttttatttttaatcatgtgaatgtattttttcactttgtttgtaaaaattgaaacagcaTAATTAATGTTCTTTGTTCatgtttgcaaaatgcaacGCAGGTAACAGGATGGTTCTTCAATCATCCGTTCTTTTGAGTCGATTTataaaagagttttttttttcaaatttatattgTTCATCCATCGTAGAACAGGTACCCTTTTAAGACATTACCATGCATTCATAAATAGTTATTACTATAATTTACTCAAATTATTGGATCTTATGAAAAAGGTTTTAAAGCAAAGAAAAGAGGTCAAGGtccataaaaacataaaaaattgctTTTAAAATTGACTCAAGTCAAGAACGAATGTTTATAGAACCCCTGTTACttgcattgcattttgcaaaaacgaaGAAAGAGCATTGATTGGGCAGttttaattttcacaaaaaaagaagaaaaaaacggaaataaatacatacaagaaaattatgGTCACacaatttttctggttaaaattgattaattcaTTCATTGAGTAACATATGGTCCACATTTATAGATAACAAAAACCTATGCAATAATTAATCAAAAAGAACAAATTCACAATAGCTCTAGTGACCTAATACATGACAGAAAAGAATGAAAGTGTAGACAAGTTAAATTCAAAAAAGTAagctaaattaaataaaaagtaaaataaaaagagaacaaaGAGACTAGGGGAAAACAATTCAAGAGGGAGAATAGTGACAAAGAGCTCTCTGGCGGTCCATTTTAATGTCTCAGTTCCACGCCCTCTGAAGTCTCTGGTAGAAAGATCTACTTTCTGACTACTCTCCTCCTTGCCGAATTGAAGTACCACTAGTATAGTTAAATACTATTAGAcaagtaaaaaatatttaacagTTTAAAGACTTATTTCCTTGAACTCACTTGTAATTCAAAGTCCagtaaatcaaatcaaatcatttttttttttaaaaatgtgttaatttctatgaaaaattgcaattttacagATTCTTTATAAGCACATATGCTGCTCCTTGTATAGGTTCGTATGTACACAACATGAGGAAAAAAAAGGCTAAAATCGAAGCAGGAAAAGTCGATATGTATGTGTATATTGATCACAGTCAGACAAAACCAAGTAGAATCAGTGTAACGGCATTTATAACGGCTCTCTCATATatgtatattattttttttatcaaagagcTAAAATGCataatgccttgaaattttctgtgaatttactCTAGATTATGAGAAATGTactcgcaaaatttcaaatttcaatgttgcttagttttctgCCTAAAAGCACAAGAGAGAATCAGGCATTGTGAAATGCAGTTGGGCTAATTCCATCCAATTTATTCATCTCGCAAAAGATTCCTCATGTGTTCTATGAGTATAataacataagaatcaatctTACTTATTGGAATCCTCAGCAACGAAGTACCGATGGTGCATTGCTTTTCCAAATTGACTTTCTTTCTAAGTTTACAACATTTAGCATTTTCTCATGAGCACAGATATTATTCCAAAGTTTGAAACATTACTGTTAATCAATTTATTGAAGTGACATttaaaagaagatgaaatttaGAGAGTGCATCAAGTCATGGCCCTGTTGAATTCAATAACTGATCGTCGTCATGGTGATATGGGTCATGTTGATGAAGTAAGTAACCACAGAATCACCCATCTGTTAAATGAGGCATGTTTCCAATATACTATCCTCATGGACCTCTGATGCAATTTTTGTTTATGTAGCTCTTTCACAttgatttcaatgaaattaaatAGACTGTTTCAGTGCATTTCTTTTTGAAACATGTGGCAACATCTTTACAGAGCGTATGTACTTTTTACCAAATAACTTGAATCaatgaaactgaaaaaactCAACCTTCGTTACTATCCTCCAGGTAACTTCCCGTATACcgtttttatcttttaaattttttctgagagaaggagaaaaaaaacacaaaaagccTCCGGGCATGTTGAATGAAGGCACAAAAACCACTTCAGACCCTTCAATAAGGAATGTAACCGTGGTTCGTGGTTTTTTATTCCCCAGATTTACCTCTTGAAATCATGATGCTATTTTGCTCTCACATTTACTGTTCGAAACCTGCTTTTTCTTAATCATAATTGACGAGATAAATTATAGCCAAAATGTGCTTTAATTccgcatccttttttttcgacCTCAATTTCTCAAAAAGACTCGGAGGAAAATATCCctgtttcaaaaatatgtagCTTAGATGATTAGTAGCAGAAGGAAAAAATACATACTCATGTcttgagagagagagataatttagttcattcacattttcatattttctcttttaagaCAAATTGTAATAGTTTTGATTGATTTCAGGATTAGCTCTCGAGTATTTGCAAAGTGGTGTGCACAAAACCAAAATGATTGATCTCCTTGACTTAACAGTGCGGTAAGAATAATATGgcttgtttgatttttcaatcaACAACATTGATTTCTACAATTGGTCATTTTTGCCGCTTTGAAATGCTCAAATTTGTAGTTCAACAGAGAGGATTGTCagtaaaaatatgtattttatcaATAGAGGTACTTAGATTGCTCCATTTCAAGTGAGCAgttgataaaaagaaaaaaatacttggaGCTCCAGAAACGTCTCTTTTCAAATTATAGGTCACCTTAGACTTagtgaatttgttttttaaagtgagtttacataaaaaaatttttcctcattctaaTAAATCCTATCATTTGCTGAggtaaaaatgttgaaaatatcAGAATTAATGAGAAAATGTAAAGCGTTCTAACCATTGGATCTTTCTTTCTCTTCAGGACAAATCTGGAGGAACTGGCAAGCAATATAATGCTGAAAGAGCCTCTCATCTCTCCAAACCTCACCGAAATTCTCATCAAAGCCTTATCCAAACTACAACAGAGACTATGTGACGCAACCAAAAAAACCTTTGTTAAACACCAAACCATCAAAGCTCATCTATTACCTCTTACCAATGTTTGTTTTGACAAGGAAGGTGGAAGGTAAGTGAAAGCTTTTTAAAACAGTCACAATTTTTAGACTCTTGAGTCCTTAAAAGAGAGATTGTGTGTTAAATTCGGTATCAAACGTAAGTTTCTCTTTATTGGGGCTGTCTCAtcaattaaaaaactcaaactatctcaagaaaataaaatgtggtGCTAGACGCAATGCGGCCCTTCATTAGTAGCACTGATAAATTTCGAGGAATTGttccccttcaaaaaaaaaaaaaaaaagagaatgggAGAGGAGATTCTAAAACATCTCAAACGAGATGCAtgatttggtagtttcaccgttgatacgTGTTTAGTTTGCTTCCCAAATTAATACAAGACAGTTAGGGCTGTTccatcggttgtcggtaagcttccgaaacagttccgttaaggAAAAGTTACAATAATAGCGCTCTTGCCGAttgcgatcagagttttcggagctggcgaaaataatctgttgccatttgtacatctattttacgcgccgccgcgccaggcaatctgataaaccggcacacggggcaacaatgcattgagtgcgagctctcaaaaatccgataaggccggctgttgtcgatatcatcgccactgtcggtactgctgccagtttcaataagagacgatatcAATAGTGTTctggcaagaattcgtttgaacacccctacaAGACAGCTGGTACAGCAtcattgtcaaaatttttcccCCTGAGTCAGTCCTCAAAGAGTGCATGATGTTTTACATTAGCTGtgattcaatggagaatttaccTATGAAACTCATTGGAATACGTACACAAACTGCAGTCGTTCTTATGTAGATCTAAATAACTCATCTTGCTTTTTGAGGCCCATtaagaaatttcctttttgACATTTCCTGGGGCTCCTTGGCTTTATTAGTAGATAATAAAGGATGTAATCAGTAAATTCAACAATTAATGGAATAGTATCAGCCGGCTGTTCAATCAGGTTGTTCCGCTTAAAGAGGCAATTTGGTCTGAATGGTCTGCCCAATATTCAGGACTTAAAGAGTCCCCAGAGAATCATTGTCTTGCATTTTAAGTGGCCCACCAGGAGCCTCTCAACAATagatgaaggaaaaattgaaaattttggctaGTTTCTGtgttgtaaaaaaattctaatcaaAAGAGCTCTTTGGCTCAGCTTTTTGGTCCAACAAATACCAACTGGCAGCATGGGTCAGACTGCTCCTGTCTCCAATTctgcatttcatttttccgatGCATAATGTTTGTTATAGCTGATAATaatcgtctttttttaccagtCGGTATTTTTCTCCGCAGGTGTCTGACTGGAAGTTATGACCGACTCTGCAAAGTGTGGAGTGTTGATGATGGGCAAGTAATCACTACCTTGGAAGGACATCAAAATGTAGTCTATTCTGTAGCATTCAATAATCCTTTCAGGTATGACTTCATTCTGCTCAGTTAGCTCAGTGAAAAGATGAGGTGTCATTTACTTAAATGTGCTCTATGTAGCATGTGGCAAATTCTGTTTATATGTTAGCGACACAGACACAGCAAAtcctgtcacattttttttcaataccaaTTAACTAATTATTTTTATGCGGTGAAGGTCATGTGATGTGTCTCTGCCCATTCAAACCTATTCTCTAGAAATTTCAGGCagattttttgtcagttttctttttgaaaagatACATATCAAATTATCAACCAACCAAGTCTGCGCAAACCCTCTGGGGGCTCAAGCTGGATGGTTGGTTCAGGTttgcttcaatttcaaaattttggattttttttcttacgaTTTGAGACTTGGTTCACTTCTATCGGTTCACTAGCACTATTTGAGAGACGCCTGAATTACTGTATTATTTCCGTCCTCAAGTgccatggatttttttttttattcttttaaacttGATGGTAATTCTTGTGGGGAGAATTATTTTGCTTTTtatcaaaatcaattttacCAGTTCACATGTTATAAAACAGTTAAATTGGTACAAGCCATAAAAATCTGAAAGTGAAACATGTAGATTTTTTATCTTCCATATTGTTCTGGTTTTTAACAGGCTTTGCTTTTGAAATTGATTACAGTGATCGAGCTCTAACAGGGTCTTTTGATAAGACAGCCAAATTATGGAACGTATTTACTGGCGACTGTTTAGTCACTTTTTGGGGACATACAGCGGAGGTTGTGGGTGCACAATTCAACCCTTCAAAAGAAACAGTAGCAACAATATCTATGGATTCAACAGCAAGAGTATTTGATGTTATCACTGGTAGGTCCATGTATTCTTGCATCATTCTTACAAATCAAATGAAAAGTGCACAGCTGTTTTGTTCACTGATTATAAACTTGTTTGCAATACATCAAGTATCACTACCTTTTTCTaccatcaaagaaaatttgcatagtttattttttcttttcaaaatatttagggTTGCATGATTCAGAATTTTAGTCTACAAACGCATTCTAGCTCTGCTAGCATTTACATAGTTTGTATTTGACTCAGATGAATTTGGTGAAAACGCCTGCAATTagaatggaaaatttaaaatttctcacgtcatttaatttttattgtatttttcagGTCAGGAATTGGCAACTCTGCTCGGACATGATGGTGAAGTCGTTGCTTTGGACTTTTCCAGTAGTGGCTCACACCTCATAACTGGCTCCTTTGATAGCAAAATTCTTCTATGGGATACTCGAACTAAAAAGTAAGTCAATAATTTTGGTAGTCTGCTTTTCACCTTACAAGCAGTGACTCTTCAAACCAGTTGTAAAAAGAACATCAATCCCTGGAGGAAGTAAATTCCACTAAAATAATTGTTAACATTTTGATCGCCAAAAtccaaaaccacatatcttcgTTTctgacattgcagacttcccggCTTAACTTATTTTTTCTGTAGTGAATAAATCAAtggaatttctcgaaaacttccgtGACTTTTTCTTtgctgtcagcagaatattctgtacaaatttcaagccataaaaaTGGCCTGGTTCTCtttgaataaacaaaataagagtggaaattttgaaatactgcaatGAATCTACGTGGTCTTGCCCCTTGGCCATTGATTCGTATACCCTCTCCCTCAAATAATTCTCCATAAATACACTAAAGTGTGGCTTTTATCTGCGAATAAGTCGAGTAACTAGATGATAGTTTAGTGTCGTGTCGACGTTTTTACATTTCCAAATCAaaagggaaatcaaagccaaaaaatagAATTAAGGATTTAAATAGACATCTTTGATATGTACCTAcaatacagagagaaaaaaaggagaaaaagaaaatacatctCAAGTGGGAAATAATTTAGGTATTCttaattccttaaaatattttttttttgtgtgtataaAACATGACTAAAAAATAGctgtaaaaaaagtaattctAGTATATTCAGTCGATGATGTATTTAAAATGATTAATCTAGCTTTACAGTGTATCAAAGAATTTTCATTTAGAGATAttccattttcatttgtttttcagGTGCGAAGGAGCCTTCAAAGGCCACTCCGAAGAAATTAGCAATTGTCTTTTCAGCTTCAATGCAGCTCTGATTGCAAGTAGCTCAATGGATAAGACTGTTAAACTCTGGGATGTACGGATGATGAATTGCGTTCATACAATCAACACCCACTCAGACGAGGTGAGTTGATACCTCACTTTTTCATTAGCTTCCACAATGATGTTTGTGAGCACCCTCTACTGTCAGAGAATGCAACACTTCCTTTTTCATGTTATGGTTATGCTATTTTTTGCATTTGCACAGCATTTTTCAGGcttaaaaactcaaaaactcAGAGAAACCTAACTTATCCCTTAATTCCCTTTCAGGTTCTGGATATTGCTTTCAATGCCAAAGGCACTCACTTAGCTACAGCCAGCAGTGATGCATCGGCTCGGATCTTCAATATGACCAACGGAGATTTTGTAGAGGAGGCTGTCTTCAGTGGTCACTCGGGAGAGGTGTCAAAAGTATGTATTATATTTTCGGCTCTTAATAGCTCTgaccttttcaaaatttttttttaaactttgggaGTATATAGTGACTGCTAAAAACTTTGGGAAAGGTTGCATTATTAGTTTGCTAAGataaaatttattcatttattactAACTATCTATCctgccgtgccaagaaagaatgccgtatgaacatttgagagttgccaaatttatccggATATAACATGtatctttgaggaaagttatgcctATTTGTCCTAGAAATTTGCAgctattttacattaaattgccaatagtattatgtgaaaaatgtagagaaaaatattcacaatttttctagtaaattcattttttattgaaggaaactaaTTTTCTGATTAATCTGACAATTTTtctacacagagaaaaaaaaactgaattttgccaaaattttctgtcaGAGAGAGCTGCCGTTTTCTACAACATTAGTTATGACcagaaaaatataataaataacaATAAACCACCAACACTGTCCCTTGCAGTTGGATGCACATGTCATTTGAATAGACAGGTTGCCCCATGTGCAGTATGTATTCTGTACATTAGTATTATTAGTTTCACGGAAAATTTGGCTCTTCGGAAATTCACAATGAGTAGTCTCACAATAACTGCAGTTTCATGAGACTGCTGAAATCTGCGTCAATATCCTATTCGATCGTTTAGATGGGGAAAAACCAGAAATGAACAAagcacacaatttttttaaaactttagaaaaattaaaagagcaGGAAAAATGGTAAGATAAGTCTTACAAACAATTTTCTCAATAGCGTATCCTTTTAGTACTGTGTCTCACTATGAagaacatattttattttggtATTCAAAATCTATCTAAATAATGTaatgccttgaaactttcagtgaTTATCAGAACATCAATTAACGAGAATAAACTCACAACATTTTCAAGTTAggatgtttttaattttatccgtTGAAGAAgtgaaaatgaaaggaaattaaatGAACGTCTGATAAAGCGGTTGATTTGGAGTGAATCCATTCCAATTGTATACAAGAAAGTAGcccaaaaaatttgaactaacaaataatttattttttaagattgTTTGTTCTCTCTTTTAGCTTAAGTCTGTGTCATGCCTGTTTTTTCTGAGTCTTCTAAGAATTTTACTTTGACTAGAGACGCGCTGACTAACTTGTATTAATCTTCTATAGGTTTGCTTTCATCCAGCCGGTAGTCTAGTCCTAACAGCATCTCAAGATACCACTTGCCGTCTTTGGGACACAGCAACAAATGACTGTCTTCAAATTCTGGACGGTCACTCAGATGAAGTCTTCTCATGTGCCTTTTCTTACTACGGAGATTCAGTAGTCACAGCGTCCAAAGATAACTCGCTGATTATCTGGAGATGAAAGTCACAAAATCTCCATCACTCTGCAATCAGTTGTTCGCTTTTAATGATTCTAGGTTTGGTAATTTCTGAGGTAAGCTATATGGAAGCAGAGATGATTTGACATGTTAAGGTgttggtgaatttttttcattgtgccCATTTAAGTTTTACgccctcaatttttttgttgaaaaatatgtagcataatttttgtcaatttcgCTGATAGTGTTAATTTTGATTAATGCTGAACAAGCCAAAAAAACTCTTTGTTTTCTCGAAAATAGTTACTCTTTCGCCTTCAACTTCGCTCAGTGAGAGCTGGTCACGAGCGTTGAGATACACTAGGCCTGCAGCAAAACATGTATTCCTTGTTTTTTCTGGTTTGTTGTGCATCTCGACCGTGCATTGGAGTACTGGTTCATTGTTTCGGTACATGCGGTAGCTACTCAGGCTATGAGCATTTGAATAGTAGATCTGCCAGACAGAACATAAATAAAACAACATTTAAAAGCGTTAAATTTCATTTAATCATTTCTCGTGATTCAAAGATCTGGTTACTCGCCTTTTGGCTTTATCGGCCTGATATTCAAGGTCAATGAATGTGAGGCtcgattttcaagttttttgtcACATCTTTTGTAATCAAAATCTTGGCATGGAAGTACAAGGGAAAATGCTTTGATTTTATCTTTCTTTACTAAGCATAGAATTGGACTGAGTTTTTCAGCTTTACTTgtctggaaatttgaaaaatcttgaacttttaaatcaaattgaTTTCAGTCCATTacagaaatatttcataaagtaTTGAGTTTAGGGGGTAGGCTAGGTATGAAACAAATTGGCTGTTTTGAATAGTTTACCTGAGCGTATACGAAGTAAAGGCCAGGTTTAGTAACCATTAGCGTTCCATTGTCTTTTAAGTGGAAATGTTTGTCCATCGATAAGCTCCTTACCCATGGACTTGGCTCCCAATCTCTAAAAACACCACCTGGATGATAAAGGTGTccattccctgaaaattttttcaaaattatgcatTCATTTAATTAGAAGACCATCAAAATTCA is a window from the Bemisia tabaci chromosome 5, PGI_BMITA_v3 genome containing:
- the LOC109030607 gene encoding uncharacterized protein codes for the protein MIDLLDLTVRTNLEELASNIMLKEPLISPNLTEILIKALSKLQQRLCDATKKTFVKHQTIKAHLLPLTNVCFDKEGGRCLTGSYDRLCKVWSVDDGQVITTLEGHQNVVYSVAFNNPFSDRALTGSFDKTAKLWNVFTGDCLVTFWGHTAEVVGAQFNPSKETVATISMDSTARVFDVITGQELATLLGHDGEVVALDFSSSGSHLITGSFDSKILLWDTRTKKCEGAFKGHSEEISNCLFSFNAALIASSSMDKTVKLWDVRMMNCVHTINTHSDEVLDIAFNAKGTHLATASSDASARIFNMTNGDFVEEAVFSGHSGEVSKVCFHPAGSLVLTASQDTTCRLWDTATNDCLQILDGHSDEVFSCAFSYYGDSVVTASKDNSLIIWR